The Flaviramulus sp. BrNp1-15 genome has a window encoding:
- a CDS encoding lysophospholipid acyltransferase family protein — translation MKNIWLYSVRSYLKLGMFFYFKRIDIHSIENVPKNKPVLFLANHQNALLDALIIAVYNKRFLYFLTRAGVFKSSIVGKVLKSLQMLPVYRIRDGWNNLSNNGAIFNTCAKLFSKNETVVIFPEGNHNLKRTVRPLSKGFTRIIFETFEKYPETDLQLIPVGLNFKNAEKFPDSVALFYGKPLQAKDFILENKNESVLKLREKVHEEISKLTTHIPSESYEETLKRLNDLNVDFLKPNSVNKTISSNFKFHENFKKSSFSVLKPFFKTLLILLLIVPYVIWKLLVKPKIKEVEFISTFRFAISITLVPVWVLIMMFVLVSSFSLAIASTYLVLVLCIALITVKT, via the coding sequence TTGAAAAATATCTGGTTATACAGTGTACGTAGCTATTTAAAGCTTGGGATGTTTTTTTATTTTAAAAGAATAGATATCCATAGCATTGAAAATGTTCCAAAGAACAAGCCTGTTTTGTTTTTGGCTAATCACCAAAATGCATTGCTAGACGCCCTTATAATTGCAGTCTATAATAAACGTTTTTTATATTTCTTAACTCGTGCAGGAGTCTTTAAAAGCTCAATAGTTGGTAAGGTTTTAAAAAGTTTACAAATGCTACCTGTATATCGCATTAGAGATGGATGGAATAACTTATCAAACAACGGAGCCATTTTTAATACATGTGCCAAATTGTTTAGTAAAAATGAAACTGTGGTTATATTCCCTGAAGGAAATCATAATTTAAAACGTACGGTAAGACCATTAAGTAAAGGATTTACAAGAATTATTTTTGAAACTTTCGAGAAATACCCTGAAACAGATTTACAACTAATTCCTGTAGGTTTAAATTTTAAAAATGCAGAAAAATTTCCTGATAGTGTAGCGTTGTTTTATGGAAAACCATTGCAAGCAAAAGATTTTATTTTAGAAAACAAAAATGAATCTGTTTTAAAATTAAGAGAAAAAGTACATGAAGAAATATCAAAACTTACAACACATATTCCTTCTGAAAGTTATGAAGAAACACTAAAAAGACTTAATGATTTAAATGTTGATTTTTTAAAACCTAATAGCGTTAATAAAACTATATCTAGCAACTTTAAATTTCATGAAAACTTTAAGAAAAGCTCTTTCTCGGTTTTAAAACCATTTTTTAAAACTCTTTTAATACTGTTGCTAATAGTGCCATATGTTATATGGAAGCTTTTAGTGAAACCAAAAATTAAAGAAGTAGAATTTATATCTACTTTTAGATTTGCTATTTCAATAACTTTAGTTCCTGTTTGGGTTTTAATTATGATGTTTGTTTTAGTCTCAAGTTTCTCTTTGGCTATAGCTTCTACATACTTAGTACTAGTTTTATGTATAGCTTTAATTACAGTAAAAACATAA
- a CDS encoding PUR family DNA/RNA-binding protein, whose translation MNNNDMMEKEEIFSKVLRAGRRTYFFDVRATKADDYYLTITESKKFTNDDGSYHYKKHKIYIYKEDFAEFKEILAEMTDYIIREKGDEVISERHQKDFKKEYNNEPSVTEPELKSPENFTDIDFDDI comes from the coding sequence ATGAATAATAACGATATGATGGAGAAAGAGGAAATTTTTTCAAAAGTATTAAGAGCAGGAAGACGTACCTATTTTTTTGATGTTAGAGCAACTAAAGCTGATGATTATTACTTAACAATCACTGAAAGTAAAAAGTTCACAAATGACGATGGTTCGTATCACTACAAAAAGCATAAAATATACATTTACAAAGAAGATTTTGCTGAATTCAAGGAAATTTTAGCTGAAATGACTGATTACATCATTAGAGAAAAAGGTGATGAAGTAATTAGTGAAAGACACCAAAAAGACTTTAAAAAAGAATATAACAATGAGCCTAGTGTTACTGAGCCTGAATTAAAAAGTCCAGAAAACTTTACAGATATAGATTTTGATGATATATAA
- a CDS encoding ABC transporter ATP-binding protein: protein MKELRHLYKYFYKYKTQLLIGVIITIAARLFLLFTPRYVKKIFVVIENYTKDTITKDVFKAELSEAIIYIIGAAIIGGILTFFMRQTIINVSRYIEFDLKNEVYEQYQKLSLNFYKKNRTGDLMNRITEDVGRVRMYAGPAIMYSINTITLFVIVIIYMLKASPKLTLYTVIPLPILSIIIYNLSREIHKRSTVVQEYLSKLSTFTQESFSGISVIKAYGIEPQTSANFKTLAGESKEKQISLTKVQAWFFPMMILLIGTSNLLVIYIGGMQYINGEIESIGTIAEFIIYVNMLTWPVATVGWVTSIIQQAEASQKRINEFLKIEPEIINTVDAHTEITGDIAFKNVSFTYDDTNIQALNNVSFKVKEGETLAILGKTGSGKSTILDLIGRLYDIDKGSIIINNTNIKALNLTDLRESIGYVPQDAFLFSDTIRNNIKFGKQDANHDDVIEAAKNAQVHKNIMNFNNGYDTKLGERGITLSGGQKQRVSIARAIIKSPKILLFDDCLSAVDTETEEKILKSLNKISKGKTSIIVGHRVSSAKNADKIIVLDNGKIIQEGTHNTLINVDGYYKDLYLKQLSKSESK from the coding sequence ATGAAAGAATTACGACACTTATACAAGTACTTTTATAAATACAAAACGCAACTTTTAATAGGTGTTATTATTACCATTGCTGCTAGGTTATTTCTACTCTTTACCCCAAGATATGTAAAGAAAATTTTTGTTGTAATTGAAAATTACACAAAAGACACAATTACTAAAGACGTTTTTAAAGCTGAACTTTCTGAAGCTATCATTTACATTATTGGTGCCGCAATAATTGGAGGTATTCTTACTTTTTTTATGAGGCAAACCATTATAAATGTATCCAGATATATAGAGTTTGATTTAAAAAATGAAGTTTACGAACAGTACCAAAAACTATCATTAAATTTTTATAAGAAGAACAGAACAGGCGATTTAATGAACCGAATTACAGAAGATGTTGGTAGAGTGCGTATGTATGCTGGACCTGCAATTATGTATAGTATAAATACTATCACACTTTTTGTAATTGTAATTATTTACATGCTTAAAGCATCGCCTAAATTAACTTTGTATACTGTAATACCTTTACCAATTCTATCCATAATTATCTATAATTTAAGTAGAGAAATACATAAACGCAGTACAGTTGTGCAAGAATATTTATCTAAGCTATCTACTTTTACTCAAGAATCTTTTAGTGGTATTTCTGTAATAAAAGCTTATGGTATTGAGCCACAAACATCGGCTAATTTTAAAACTCTTGCCGGAGAAAGCAAAGAAAAACAAATAAGTTTAACAAAGGTTCAGGCTTGGTTTTTCCCTATGATGATTTTACTTATTGGCACAAGTAATTTATTAGTTATTTACATTGGTGGTATGCAATATATAAATGGCGAAATTGAAAGTATTGGTACTATTGCAGAGTTTATTATTTATGTAAATATGCTCACATGGCCAGTAGCAACGGTTGGATGGGTAACATCTATAATTCAGCAAGCTGAAGCATCTCAAAAACGAATTAATGAGTTTTTAAAAATTGAGCCAGAAATTATTAATACTGTTGATGCACATACAGAAATAACTGGAGATATAGCTTTTAAAAATGTTTCTTTTACTTATGATGACACAAATATTCAGGCTTTAAACAATGTAAGTTTTAAGGTAAAAGAAGGTGAAACTTTAGCGATTTTAGGTAAAACAGGCTCTGGAAAATCAACTATTTTAGATTTAATAGGAAGATTATATGATATTGACAAAGGTTCTATTATAATAAATAATACAAATATTAAAGCACTTAATTTAACCGATTTAAGAGAAAGCATTGGTTATGTGCCACAAGATGCCTTTTTGTTTTCAGACACCATTAGAAACAATATTAAATTTGGTAAACAAGATGCCAATCATGATGATGTTATTGAGGCTGCTAAAAATGCACAAGTACATAAAAATATCATGAATTTTAATAATGGGTATGATACGAAATTAGGAGAACGTGGTATAACACTTTCTGGTGGGCAAAAACAACGTGTATCAATTGCAAGAGCTATCATTAAATCTCCTAAAATATTGTTATTTGACGATTGTTTATCTGCCGTAGACACCGAAACAGAAGAAAAAATACTAAAAAGTCTTAATAAAATCTCTAAAGGAAAAACTTCAATTATAGTTGGTCACAGAGTATCATCTGCAAAAAATGCTGATAAAATAATTGTTTTAGACAACGGAAAAATCATTCAAGAAGGCACACACAATACCCTTATAAATGTAGATGGCTACTACAAAGACCTTTATTTAAAACAATTAAGCAAAAGCGAGTCTAAATAA
- the nusB gene encoding transcription antitermination factor NusB, producing the protein MLNRRHIRVKVMQTMYAFKGSESDDLSKDQKFLLFSIDNMYNLYLLLIALLIEVQKRAEKDLQKKQKKHLATKEDKDPNRKFVNNQLLKLLKDNLQLKDQFKAHKINYWELDNEYVDIIFKAITASDLYKEYMKTRVSDFKEDKDFIVDVFKDIIAPNEKLYEYLEDKNLTWLDDLPTVNTTILKLLRKVKVASPESFFTPKLYKDAEDKQFAIDLFKKTLLNRTAINKEIEQKTQNWDADRIANVDYALLQMAICELKNFPSIPVKVTINEYLEISKEYSTPKSSIFINGILDKLVKEYENAGELKKIGRGLL; encoded by the coding sequence ATGCTAAACAGAAGACACATACGCGTTAAGGTAATGCAAACCATGTATGCCTTTAAAGGAAGTGAAAGTGATGATTTAAGTAAAGACCAGAAGTTTTTACTTTTTAGCATAGATAATATGTACAACTTGTACTTGTTATTAATCGCCTTGTTAATTGAAGTTCAAAAAAGAGCTGAAAAAGACTTACAAAAGAAACAGAAAAAACACCTTGCTACAAAAGAAGATAAAGATCCCAATAGAAAGTTTGTTAACAATCAGTTATTAAAGCTTTTAAAAGATAATCTTCAATTAAAAGATCAATTTAAAGCACATAAAATTAATTATTGGGAACTTGATAATGAGTATGTAGATATTATTTTTAAAGCCATTACTGCTAGTGATTTGTACAAAGAGTATATGAAAACTAGAGTGTCTGATTTTAAAGAAGATAAAGATTTTATCGTAGATGTTTTTAAAGACATCATTGCACCTAACGAAAAGCTGTACGAATATTTAGAAGACAAAAATTTAACTTGGTTAGACGATCTTCCAACGGTAAATACAACTATTTTAAAGTTATTACGAAAGGTTAAAGTAGCATCACCAGAAAGCTTTTTTACACCTAAATTGTATAAAGATGCAGAAGATAAACAGTTTGCAATAGATTTATTTAAGAAAACACTTTTAAACCGAACAGCAATAAATAAAGAGATAGAACAAAAAACTCAAAACTGGGATGCAGATCGTATCGCAAATGTAGATTATGCTTTATTACAAATGGCAATCTGTGAGCTTAAAAATTTCCCATCTATACCAGTAAAAGTAACAATCAATGAATATTTAGAAATATCAAAAGAATATTCTACACCAAAAAGTAGTATTTTTATAAATGGTATTTTGGACAAATTGGTTAAAGAATATGAAAATGCTGGAGAGTTAAAGAAAATTGGTCGCGGACTACTTTAA
- a CDS encoding DUF1573 domain-containing protein, translating into MKKVILGLGALCLIAFTSCKDNAAKKIEESNVTAAAARDASATKFPVIEFDKKEHDFGEIEAKTAVETTFNYKNVGDAPLVITDIKSSCGCTVPQDWSREPLAPGAEGKFTVKFNGSGTNKVSKTVTVTANTEKGSEIVKITAFVKPDPNAKKPTPTLNNGPVVQQPVKSSTQPGHEGHNHD; encoded by the coding sequence ATGAAAAAAGTAATATTAGGATTAGGTGCTTTATGCTTAATCGCCTTTACTTCTTGTAAAGACAATGCTGCAAAAAAAATTGAAGAAAGTAATGTAACTGCAGCCGCAGCTAGAGATGCTAGTGCAACAAAATTTCCAGTAATTGAGTTTGATAAAAAAGAACATGATTTTGGTGAAATAGAGGCCAAAACCGCTGTTGAAACTACTTTTAATTACAAAAACGTAGGTGACGCACCTTTAGTTATTACAGATATTAAAAGTTCTTGTGGATGTACAGTACCACAAGATTGGAGTAGAGAACCATTAGCTCCTGGAGCAGAAGGAAAATTTACGGTTAAGTTTAACGGAAGTGGAACTAATAAAGTTTCTAAAACAGTAACTGTTACGGCAAACACAGAAAAAGGTTCTGAAATAGTAAAAATCACTGCATTTGTAAAGCCTGACCCAAATGCTAAAAAACCTACACCAACGTTAAATAACGGACCTGTAGTACAACAGCCTGTGAAGTCTAGTACTCAACCAGGTCACGAAGGACATAATCACGACTAA
- the yajC gene encoding preprotein translocase subunit YajC — protein sequence MGEGMGSLLPFVLMFVVVYFFMIAPQMKRAKKEKKFAAELKKGDKVITKSGLHGKILELNDKDGSCILETMSGKVKFERSAISMEMSTKLNAPAKK from the coding sequence ATGGGAGAAGGAATGGGTAGTTTACTACCATTTGTATTAATGTTTGTAGTAGTATATTTCTTTATGATAGCACCACAAATGAAACGTGCTAAAAAAGAAAAGAAATTTGCTGCCGAATTAAAAAAAGGTGATAAAGTTATTACAAAAAGCGGATTGCACGGTAAAATTTTAGAACTTAACGATAAAGATGGTAGTTGTATTTTAGAAACTATGTCTGGTAAAGTAAAATTTGAGCGTTCAGCTATTTCTATGGAAATGAGTACAAAACTTAATGCACCAGCTAAAAAATAG
- a CDS encoding YdeI family protein, giving the protein MKKISSVEEYIETQTNFSDALTLLRDIINSTELNESIKWSSPVYDLNGKNVIGLGAFKNHFGIWFFNGVFLKDNHNLLVNAQENKTKALRQMRFESINQIDKNVVLAYIKEAIENQKLGKEIKPKKTTKKDVIIPLELKQELESNSGLFDAFKLLTLSKQREYCEYIDTAKREATKQSRLEKIKPMILQGVGLHDKYKNC; this is encoded by the coding sequence ATGAAAAAAATTTCCTCTGTTGAAGAATATATTGAAACTCAAACTAATTTTTCAGATGCCTTAACGTTACTTAGAGATATCATAAATTCAACCGAACTTAACGAATCTATAAAATGGTCTTCGCCTGTTTACGATTTAAACGGTAAAAATGTTATTGGTTTAGGAGCTTTTAAAAACCATTTTGGTATTTGGTTTTTTAATGGTGTGTTTTTAAAAGACAATCACAATTTACTTGTAAATGCTCAAGAAAACAAAACAAAAGCTTTAAGACAAATGCGTTTTGAGTCGATTAATCAAATTGATAAAAACGTTGTTTTAGCTTACATAAAAGAGGCTATTGAAAATCAAAAACTAGGGAAAGAGATAAAACCTAAAAAAACCACAAAAAAGGATGTTATTATTCCTTTAGAACTAAAACAAGAATTAGAATCTAATTCAGGTTTATTTGATGCCTTCAAACTTTTAACCCTAAGTAAACAACGAGAATATTGTGAGTATATAGACACCGCAAAACGTGAAGCCACAAAACAATCACGTTTAGAAAAAATTAAACCAATGATTTTACAAGGTGTTGGTTTACATGACAAATATAAAAACTGTTGA
- a CDS encoding tRNA (guanine-N1)-methyltransferase, with translation MNPIKSVISIVFTCLFTLTTFSQTTPAEEDQLSLDSGTIDNQFEYVLRKSGNFRGTNGQMYEAVKLSMLLTLRAHTIDSLKTVHKDLADTKAIVNAQAKEISDLKANLSNTQNDLTQTNTEKNSMSFFGAQMSKTGYNALMWTIIAGLLALLILFIYKFKNSNAVTRNAKKALEEIEEAFDEHRKTALEREQKVRRQLQDEINKQKKA, from the coding sequence ATGAATCCTATAAAATCTGTAATTTCCATAGTATTTACCTGCTTATTTACCTTAACAACATTTTCTCAAACTACCCCTGCTGAAGAAGATCAATTATCTTTAGACAGCGGAACCATAGATAATCAATTTGAATATGTTTTAAGGAAATCTGGTAATTTTAGAGGCACAAACGGGCAAATGTATGAAGCCGTAAAACTTAGCATGTTACTTACGCTAAGAGCACACACTATTGATTCTTTAAAAACAGTTCATAAAGATTTAGCAGATACTAAAGCTATTGTTAATGCTCAAGCAAAAGAAATTTCAGATTTAAAAGCAAATCTCTCAAACACACAAAACGATTTAACCCAAACGAATACTGAAAAAAACAGTATGTCTTTCTTTGGTGCACAAATGAGTAAAACTGGTTATAACGCCTTAATGTGGACTATAATAGCTGGCTTATTAGCCTTACTTATTTTATTTATTTATAAGTTTAAGAACAGTAATGCTGTAACACGTAATGCTAAAAAAGCTCTTGAAGAGATTGAAGAAGCTTTTGACGAACATCGTAAAACAGCTTTAGAACGTGAACAAAAAGTGAGGCGTCAATTGCAAGACGAAATTAATAAGCAGAAAAAAGCTTAA
- a CDS encoding glyceraldehyde-3-phosphate dehydrogenase, with protein sequence MSFDKTYEKELAFQADRRKATVEFIKIVSDLWYDKAIELVLFRNQLIDRNVSQILNLHEYAGKFVQKPISIFDSVEIAKAIKTLDIPPAKLDIGKLTYEYHLEDNKHNNATAFVVSKLKDASKNGNIEPKDVVLYGFGRIGRLVARELMVRTGKGSQLRLRAIVTRGAIDERILEKRASLLSNDSVHGDFPGTVSVDVKNKALIINGTTVNMISANAPEDIDYTKFNINNALIIDNTGSFRDYEALKRHLKAKGADKVLLTAPGKGIPNIVHGVNHQENNPDKNDIFSAASCTTNAITPILKAIEDSFGVKSGHLETIHAYTNDQNLVDNFHNKYRRGRAAGLNMVITETGAGSAVAKALPSLEGKLTSNAIRVPVPNGSLAILNLELKNKTSLNGVNTILKKYALEGDLVEQIKYELSDELVSSDIVGSSAPSIYDSKATIVRKDGKNIVLYIWYDNEYGYSHQVIRLAKHIAKVRRYTYY encoded by the coding sequence ATGAGTTTTGACAAAACTTATGAAAAAGAATTAGCCTTTCAAGCAGACCGTAGAAAGGCAACTGTAGAATTTATTAAAATAGTAAGCGATCTTTGGTACGACAAAGCTATCGAATTAGTGCTTTTCAGAAATCAACTAATAGATAGAAATGTTAGTCAAATTTTAAATCTGCATGAATATGCTGGTAAATTTGTACAAAAGCCAATTTCAATTTTTGATTCTGTAGAAATAGCTAAAGCTATTAAAACACTTGATATTCCTCCCGCAAAACTAGACATTGGAAAACTTACTTATGAATATCATTTAGAAGACAACAAACACAATAACGCTACTGCTTTTGTAGTATCAAAACTAAAAGATGCCAGTAAAAATGGAAATATAGAGCCTAAAGACGTTGTGCTTTATGGTTTTGGTAGAATTGGGCGTTTAGTAGCTCGCGAGCTTATGGTACGTACTGGAAAAGGCAGTCAATTGCGCTTAAGAGCTATTGTAACTCGTGGTGCTATTGATGAAAGAATACTTGAAAAAAGAGCTTCTTTATTAAGTAATGACTCTGTTCATGGTGATTTTCCGGGTACGGTTTCTGTAGATGTAAAAAACAAAGCTCTAATTATTAATGGTACTACTGTAAATATGATTTCTGCTAATGCTCCAGAAGATATAGATTACACAAAATTCAATATTAATAATGCTTTAATTATTGACAATACCGGTTCCTTTAGAGATTATGAAGCTCTAAAAAGACATTTAAAAGCTAAAGGTGCAGATAAGGTTTTACTAACTGCACCAGGTAAAGGTATTCCCAACATAGTACACGGTGTAAATCATCAAGAAAATAATCCAGATAAAAACGATATTTTTTCTGCAGCCTCATGTACAACAAATGCTATTACTCCTATTTTAAAAGCTATTGAAGATTCTTTTGGAGTAAAAAGCGGTCATCTAGAAACTATTCATGCTTACACAAACGATCAAAATTTAGTTGACAATTTCCATAATAAATACCGTCGTGGTAGAGCTGCAGGTTTAAATATGGTTATTACTGAAACCGGAGCTGGAAGTGCTGTTGCAAAAGCTTTACCAAGTTTAGAAGGTAAACTTACTTCAAATGCTATTCGTGTTCCTGTACCTAATGGGTCTTTGGCTATTTTAAATTTAGAACTAAAAAATAAAACATCTCTTAATGGGGTTAATACCATTTTAAAAAAGTATGCTTTAGAAGGCGATTTAGTCGAACAAATAAAATACGAGTTGAGTGACGAATTAGTATCTAGTGATATTGTAGGAAGTTCTGCTCCTTCAATTTATGATAGCAAAGCTACAATAGTTAGAAAAGATGGAAAAAACATTGTGCTTTACATATGGTATGATAATGAATATGGTTATAGCCATCAAGTTATTAGACTTGCAAAACATATAGCAAAAGTTAGACGTTATACATATTATTAA
- a CDS encoding trypsin-like peptidase domain-containing protein, whose product MKKILTLVLVSALGGIFTLGTYKLFLEEDKPVVVSTTDANPTFLPTSNVNNLFNSNKELTDFTIAAENTVNAVVHVKNVTISSGQMTFEDLFFGRSPQRAQMGTGSGVIINADGYIITNNHVINNSDELSVTLNNNKTYKAEIVGTDPKTDIALLKIDADEDLPFVTFADSDNAKIGEWVLAVGNPFNLTSTVTAGIISAKARNLDPSGKYTQSFIQTDAAVNPGNSGGALVNTNGELVGINTAISSQTGSYIGYSFAVPSNIARRVIEDIMEYGNVQNGILGISGGALNSTFAEKLGINDTEGIYVDSVVEDSGAEKAGIEKGDIIKEIDKVKVSKFADLTGQIGAKRAGDIVNLTVSKDGRLKTISVTLTRNETFTLPLVGMVKNAKKEDLKKLKAPNGVKIIQLNDQYESYWIKNGVKEGAIITSINDTKIYSVDDAQEAVKNRSSYEPLRIELINSNGEKERYNFK is encoded by the coding sequence ATGAAGAAGATTTTAACATTAGTATTGGTTTCGGCATTAGGTGGCATTTTTACCTTAGGAACCTACAAACTTTTTTTAGAAGAAGACAAACCTGTTGTAGTGTCTACTACAGACGCTAATCCTACATTTCTACCTACTAGCAATGTTAATAATTTGTTTAATAGTAATAAAGAATTAACAGACTTCACAATTGCTGCAGAAAATACTGTAAATGCTGTTGTACACGTAAAAAATGTAACGATTAGTTCTGGACAAATGACTTTTGAAGATTTATTCTTTGGCAGAAGTCCGCAACGTGCTCAAATGGGTACTGGTTCTGGTGTTATTATTAATGCAGATGGCTATATAATTACAAATAACCACGTTATTAATAATTCTGATGAATTGTCAGTTACTTTAAATAACAACAAAACTTATAAAGCAGAAATTGTAGGTACAGACCCAAAAACAGATATTGCACTTCTTAAAATTGATGCAGATGAAGATTTACCATTTGTAACCTTTGCTGATTCTGATAATGCTAAAATTGGCGAATGGGTATTAGCTGTTGGTAATCCTTTTAACTTAACTTCTACAGTAACTGCAGGTATTATTAGTGCAAAAGCAAGAAATTTAGACCCTTCGGGTAAATACACGCAATCTTTTATACAAACTGATGCGGCCGTAAATCCAGGAAATTCAGGCGGTGCATTAGTTAATACAAATGGTGAGTTAGTAGGTATCAATACAGCTATTTCATCGCAAACAGGTTCTTACATTGGTTACTCTTTTGCAGTACCAAGTAATATTGCACGACGCGTTATTGAAGACATCATGGAATATGGTAATGTGCAAAACGGTATTCTTGGTATAAGTGGTGGCGCATTAAATAGCACTTTTGCTGAAAAATTAGGAATAAACGACACCGAAGGTATTTATGTAGATAGTGTTGTAGAAGATTCTGGCGCAGAAAAAGCTGGTATTGAAAAAGGTGATATCATTAAAGAAATTGATAAAGTTAAAGTCTCAAAATTTGCAGACTTAACAGGTCAAATAGGTGCCAAACGCGCGGGAGATATAGTTAATCTTACCGTTTCAAAAGACGGAAGACTAAAAACAATTTCTGTAACATTAACCCGAAACGAAACATTTACTTTACCCTTAGTTGGAATGGTTAAAAATGCTAAAAAAGAAGATTTAAAAAAACTGAAAGCTCCCAATGGTGTAAAAATAATTCAGTTGAATGATCAATACGAATCTTATTGGATTAAAAATGGTGTGAAAGAAGGTGCCATAATTACATCTATAAACGACACAAAAATATACAGTGTTGATGATGCACAAGAAGCAGTTAAAAATAGATCATCTTATGAACCTTTAAGAATTGAACTTATAAATTCTAATGGAGAAAAAGAACGTTATAATTTTAAATAA
- the dapF gene encoding diaminopimelate epimerase, giving the protein MPQTFYKYQGTGNDFVMIDNRHQTFDKNNTKHIAFLCDRRFGIGADGLILLENHKDLDFKMVYYNADGNESSMCGNGGRCLVAFAKYLGVIKDKAVFEAIDGVHHATIDKDIVKLQMQDVDVIEKHKNHVFLNTGSPHHVQFENAINDFDIKTKGASIRYGEPYNEAGSNVNFVQKIANDIFRVRTYERGVEDETLSCGTGVTAVALAMHYIGETEKNLIKLNVEGGKLQVSFEVDNGTYKNVWLIGPANYVFKGVI; this is encoded by the coding sequence ATGCCACAGACTTTTTATAAATATCAAGGAACAGGAAACGATTTTGTGATGATTGATAATCGTCATCAAACTTTCGACAAAAATAATACCAAACACATCGCCTTTTTATGTGACAGACGTTTTGGCATTGGAGCAGACGGACTTATTTTATTAGAAAACCACAAAGATTTAGACTTTAAAATGGTGTATTATAATGCCGATGGAAATGAAAGTTCGATGTGTGGAAATGGTGGCAGATGTTTAGTCGCTTTTGCAAAATATTTGGGTGTTATAAAAGATAAAGCGGTTTTTGAAGCTATTGATGGTGTTCACCATGCTACAATAGATAAGGATATTGTAAAACTTCAAATGCAAGATGTAGATGTTATTGAAAAACATAAAAACCATGTGTTTTTAAATACAGGCTCTCCACATCATGTACAGTTTGAAAATGCTATTAATGATTTTGATATTAAAACCAAAGGCGCTTCTATAAGATATGGAGAACCTTATAACGAAGCCGGTAGTAATGTTAATTTTGTACAAAAAATAGCAAATGATATATTTAGAGTAAGAACATACGAACGTGGAGTGGAAGATGAAACACTATCTTGTGGTACAGGAGTAACGGCAGTTGCTTTGGCAATGCATTATATAGGAGAAACAGAAAAGAATCTTATAAAGTTAAATGTTGAAGGTGGAAAACTTCAAGTTTCTTTTGAGGTTGATAATGGTACATACAAAAATGTATGGCTTATTGGTCCTGCTAATTATGTTTTTAAAGGTGTTATATGA
- a CDS encoding GNAT family N-acetyltransferase, whose product MITLKGEHIYLRALEPEDLEFIHTIENDETIWEISNTQTPYSKYLIKQYLEHAHKDIFEVKQLRLVISSYDDVAIGMIDLFDFDFKNGRAGVGILVKEPNDRLKGYGSEALKLLIDYSFTHLGIHQLYCNISEENEASIKLFSNHGFKNVGLKKDWNKVNGSYRNEYFFQLIKN is encoded by the coding sequence ATGATTACTTTAAAAGGAGAACATATATATCTGCGTGCTTTAGAACCAGAAGATTTAGAGTTTATTCACACTATTGAGAATGACGAAACTATTTGGGAAATTAGTAATACGCAAACACCTTATTCTAAGTATTTAATTAAACAGTATTTAGAGCATGCCCACAAAGATATTTTTGAAGTAAAACAATTACGATTAGTTATTTCAAGTTATGATGATGTAGCTATAGGAATGATAGATTTGTTTGATTTTGATTTTAAAAACGGTAGAGCAGGAGTGGGAATTCTAGTTAAAGAACCAAATGACAGATTAAAAGGTTATGGTAGTGAAGCACTAAAATTATTGATTGACTATAGTTTTACTCATTTAGGCATACATCAATTGTATTGTAATATCTCGGAAGAAAATGAAGCTAGTATTAAGCTTTTTTCAAATCATGGGTTTAAAAATGTAGGACTTAAAAAAGATTGGAACAAGGTAAATGGTTCTTATAGAAACGAATATTTTTTTCAGCTAATAAAAAATTAA